From Pelosinus fermentans DSM 17108, the proteins below share one genomic window:
- a CDS encoding L,D-transpeptidase, whose protein sequence is MRILMMVALLLSYFQAVVWASPEIRINIPELMLRVYDNGKLVKEYPVALGTSYEKTPVGNYKISYKEQNPTWIPGSGFSDKTPVPPGPDNPLGSRWMEFSPGYGIHGTNKDWDIQYPVSGGCIRMHNTDVEELYELVDVETPVTVTYQTLILKERNKSIYLTVLPDIYHNNDASKAKVSELFKPYAKKYKLLTNWDLPNDQVRHEIKIGERGKG, encoded by the coding sequence ATGAGAATCTTGATGATGGTTGCGCTGTTACTTAGTTACTTTCAAGCCGTTGTTTGGGCTTCGCCTGAAATTCGTATTAACATTCCTGAGCTGATGCTAAGGGTATACGATAATGGCAAGTTGGTCAAAGAATATCCTGTTGCCCTGGGGACCTCTTATGAAAAGACCCCTGTGGGTAATTATAAGATATCTTACAAAGAACAAAATCCTACATGGATTCCTGGTTCTGGTTTTTCCGATAAGACCCCAGTGCCTCCAGGACCAGATAATCCTCTGGGCAGCCGATGGATGGAATTTAGCCCTGGTTATGGAATTCATGGTACCAATAAAGATTGGGATATCCAATATCCTGTTTCTGGTGGGTGTATCCGCATGCACAATACTGACGTTGAAGAATTATATGAATTGGTAGATGTGGAGACACCTGTAACGGTTACTTACCAGACCTTGATTCTAAAAGAACGCAATAAGTCCATTTATCTTACCGTTTTACCTGATATCTATCATAATAATGACGCCAGCAAAGCAAAAGTTTCAGAACTATTTAAGCCTTACGCTAAAAAGTATAAACTCCTTACTAATTGGGATTTGCCCAATGATCAAGTGCGTCATGAAATCAAAATCGGGGAGCGAGGTAAAGGCTAG
- a CDS encoding L,D-transpeptidase encodes MDRNSWGRDDLTEKKINWTEGCLALQDDDLTELYRMVQYGTTVIIVA; translated from the coding sequence ATGGATCGGAATTCATGGGGACGAGATGATTTAACAGAAAAGAAGATCAATTGGACCGAAGGTTGCCTGGCATTGCAGGATGATGATTTAACGGAACTGTATAGAATGGTTCAGTATGGAACAACTGTGATTATTGTTGCTTAA
- a CDS encoding L,D-transpeptidase yields MNKQVVLVFSAIILFSGFLLRASAVEAAPVPQWQEITMQQDVVVLVEKAANAMTVFYQGNPVKRFLCVSGVNTQGDKQRQGDNRTPEGTFFITDKELLQDDPYLGRKWIGLSYPDPVHAQKGMEQNLISVSQYQEIILANEQKVQPPQDTALGGWIGIHGDEMI; encoded by the coding sequence GTGAACAAGCAAGTAGTACTTGTCTTTAGTGCAATCATACTATTTAGTGGTTTCTTGCTCAGGGCTTCTGCAGTTGAAGCAGCTCCTGTGCCCCAATGGCAAGAAATCACAATGCAGCAAGATGTGGTTGTATTGGTAGAGAAAGCTGCTAATGCAATGACCGTATTTTATCAAGGGAATCCTGTGAAAAGGTTCTTATGCGTATCAGGTGTAAATACACAAGGTGACAAACAGAGGCAAGGGGATAATCGTACACCGGAAGGAACGTTTTTTATCACGGACAAAGAACTGTTACAGGATGACCCCTACCTGGGGCGTAAGTGGATTGGTTTAAGTTATCCTGACCCAGTCCATGCTCAAAAAGGAATGGAGCAGAATTTGATTAGTGTAAGCCAGTATCAGGAGATTATCTTGGCGAATGAGCAAAAGGTGCAGCCGCCTCAAGATACTGCACTTGGAGGATGGATCGGAATTCATGGGGACGAGATGATTTAA
- a CDS encoding 2-phosphosulfolactate phosphatase — MKIDVILLPKETAALDLSDSVCIVLDIFRATTTIVTALANGCKAITPALSIEDAQKLASQIGAVLFAGERQSIKIEGYEFGNSPFEFCKEKVTGRNIVMTTTNGTIAIKAAEKAYRTFIGSFVNAKAVCRQAKQHGKDLVIVCAGTDGLFSLEDTLCAGLLVQLLKAECEVTLSDSALAALLLYAQAKDTLVETAVQSRNGKRLYDLRRMDDVEYCLSADLFTIVPQYIAGKIVLENK, encoded by the coding sequence ATGAAAATTGATGTTATACTTTTACCAAAAGAGACTGCTGCTCTGGATCTTTCTGATAGTGTTTGTATCGTTTTAGATATATTCCGTGCAACGACCACGATTGTCACTGCTCTTGCGAATGGGTGCAAAGCGATTACTCCCGCCTTATCCATTGAGGATGCACAGAAACTGGCTAGTCAAATAGGGGCAGTATTGTTTGCCGGTGAGCGGCAGTCGATAAAGATTGAGGGGTATGAGTTTGGAAACTCGCCTTTTGAATTTTGTAAGGAGAAAGTAACGGGTAGAAATATTGTCATGACAACTACGAATGGTACGATTGCCATAAAGGCAGCAGAAAAGGCATATCGTACATTCATCGGATCATTTGTGAATGCGAAAGCTGTTTGTAGGCAGGCAAAACAACATGGCAAAGATCTTGTAATTGTATGTGCTGGAACAGATGGGCTTTTTTCACTGGAAGACACCCTCTGCGCAGGATTGTTAGTTCAACTGCTTAAAGCGGAATGTGAAGTTACATTGAGTGACTCGGCTCTTGCAGCCTTACTGTTATATGCTCAAGCCAAGGATACGCTAGTTGAGACTGCTGTCCAAAGTCGAAATGGCAAACGATTATACGACTTGCGTCGTATGGATGATGTAGAATATTGTCTTAGCGCAGATTTGTTTACGATTGTACCTCAATATATAGCGGGAAAGATTGTGCTGGAAAATAAATAA
- a CDS encoding LysR substrate-binding domain-containing protein — protein sequence MQSGKIYIGLPQITAITTFSKMIHSFRKEYPNIHIQLYEFGPKKVEASIQDGLLDIGIFTPAEDNEIYEKIWFEEDPLEVVMHPTNRLAQYEVMDYHKLIDEHFILYNNEYHLHDMIINACKQAGFQPKVILETSQREWMMQMVMDNLGIALLPSKICRSLDAKIIASRPFSDPKPWLRLALVWKKGRYLSFAAREFILFAKKHYDCS from the coding sequence ATGCAATCAGGGAAAATCTATATTGGTTTACCTCAAATTACTGCGATTACGACTTTTTCGAAGATGATCCATTCCTTTAGGAAAGAGTATCCTAATATTCATATTCAATTGTACGAGTTTGGTCCTAAGAAGGTAGAGGCGTCAATTCAAGACGGTCTTTTAGATATTGGTATATTTACACCTGCTGAAGATAATGAAATCTACGAAAAGATTTGGTTTGAGGAAGACCCTCTTGAAGTCGTTATGCACCCAACAAATAGGCTGGCCCAATATGAGGTTATGGATTATCATAAACTGATTGATGAACACTTTATTTTATACAATAACGAGTATCATTTACACGACATGATCATCAATGCATGTAAACAAGCTGGATTTCAGCCCAAGGTTATTTTGGAAACTTCACAACGCGAGTGGATGATGCAAATGGTAATGGACAATCTCGGTATTGCATTGCTGCCGAGCAAAATATGTAGAAGTTTGGATGCTAAGATCATTGCCTCTCGACCGTTTTCAGATCCTAAGCCATGGCTGCGATTGGCTTTAGTTTGGAAAAAGGGAAGATATTTATCCTTTGCTGCTCGTGAGTTCATACTATTTGCTAAAAAGCACTATGACTGTAGTTGA
- a CDS encoding LysR family transcriptional regulator, whose amino-acid sequence MDIRNLECFMEVARHKSFSKAAEMMYISQPSISRAIKELESQFGVVLFYRDTKSVELTDAGEIILQQHNKLYHLFKISLLSSET is encoded by the coding sequence TTGGATATAAGAAATTTAGAATGTTTTATGGAAGTTGCCCGTCATAAAAGTTTTAGTAAAGCGGCAGAGATGATGTATATTTCCCAGCCCTCCATTAGCAGGGCGATTAAAGAGTTGGAAAGCCAATTTGGTGTTGTTTTATTCTATCGTGATACGAAGTCTGTGGAGCTGACGGATGCAGGAGAAATCATTTTGCAGCAGCACAACAAATTGTATCATCTTTTCAAAATATCACTTCTCAGCTCGGAGACTTAA
- a CDS encoding ATP-binding protein yields MDIVRLSVLASSIGTIAIVFIYIYLYLLYRERYMGIWSISWIILLSRYVIFDSGILPWKQSALGMFIYQILIIISVLMFVWGTHSFMNKPFSKWWLYGAALVSIVSTILCFLFSSLVYKLMLPIFICCFIGIWTGITFIQHLQLKGIGCLITGYAYILWSLLNFSMPFTISILWFAPWGYAIGGILRFAIAIGTLMVYFEKTRTDLTNKETQYRLLAENAIDIIFSYQFFPERKIKYISPSALTVTGYSAEEYYANSNLILELIHPDDISIFNEFITNLPCSLEIPLTLRLVRKDNTTLWIEQKCVPFYNENGYLIALQGIIRDITLRKKLEQMSSVFDRMNMVGSMAATVAHEIRNPMTTVRGYLQVMGRKHEYQKDKDKFKLMLEEIDRANSIIKEYLSLSREKLVILKQCSLNGIIEALFPLIQADATSSKVYVNLDLAPVPELLLDENELRQLLLNLVRNSIEAMPAGGDLLIRTFQEDCKVVLSISDQGEGIPSHILDKLGTPFITTKDTGTGLGLPICYQIAHRHKAIIKISTSHEGTTFFVYFTPQIS; encoded by the coding sequence ATGGATATTGTTCGTTTATCAGTATTGGCTTCATCAATTGGAACCATTGCGATCGTTTTTATTTACATTTATTTATATCTATTATATCGTGAACGCTACATGGGAATATGGTCAATAAGCTGGATCATCCTTCTTTCACGATATGTAATTTTTGATTCAGGGATACTCCCTTGGAAGCAGTCCGCCCTGGGCATGTTTATATATCAAATACTAATAATTATTAGCGTTCTAATGTTTGTATGGGGTACTCACAGCTTTATGAACAAACCCTTTAGTAAGTGGTGGTTATATGGTGCAGCTCTCGTCTCTATAGTAAGTACTATATTGTGCTTCTTATTTTCATCCTTGGTCTATAAATTAATGCTCCCTATTTTTATCTGCTGCTTTATAGGTATATGGACTGGCATAACTTTTATACAGCATTTACAATTAAAGGGAATTGGTTGTTTAATTACTGGTTATGCTTACATCCTTTGGAGCCTTCTCAATTTTTCTATGCCTTTTACAATTAGTATCTTATGGTTTGCCCCCTGGGGTTATGCCATTGGCGGAATATTACGCTTTGCTATTGCAATCGGTACACTAATGGTATACTTTGAAAAAACCAGAACGGATTTAACAAACAAGGAAACCCAATATCGTTTATTAGCAGAGAATGCTATTGATATCATCTTTTCTTATCAATTTTTTCCTGAAAGAAAAATTAAATATATAAGTCCATCTGCTTTGACAGTTACAGGATATTCTGCTGAAGAATATTACGCAAATAGTAACTTAATATTAGAGTTGATACATCCTGATGACATCTCTATATTTAATGAATTTATTACTAATCTTCCATGCTCCCTTGAAATACCTTTGACATTGCGTCTCGTTCGAAAAGATAATACTACTCTATGGATTGAACAAAAGTGTGTCCCTTTCTATAATGAAAACGGTTATCTCATAGCATTACAAGGTATTATTCGCGATATCACTTTGCGGAAGAAATTAGAACAAATGTCTTCTGTATTTGATCGGATGAATATGGTTGGCAGTATGGCTGCAACTGTTGCTCATGAAATTCGCAATCCGATGACTACGGTGCGCGGTTATTTACAAGTGATGGGAAGAAAGCACGAATATCAAAAGGATAAAGATAAATTCAAATTAATGCTTGAAGAAATTGATAGAGCCAACTCCATTATCAAAGAATATCTTTCATTGTCGAGAGAAAAGCTAGTTATTTTAAAACAATGTTCTTTAAACGGTATAATAGAAGCATTATTCCCTTTAATTCAAGCAGATGCTACTTCTTCAAAAGTATATGTCAATCTTGATCTTGCCCCTGTTCCCGAGTTACTACTAGATGAAAATGAACTGCGGCAACTACTACTGAATTTAGTACGTAATAGCATCGAGGCGATGCCTGCAGGTGGTGATTTATTAATTCGCACATTTCAGGAAGATTGTAAGGTTGTTTTATCCATTAGTGATCAGGGAGAAGGAATTCCTTCTCATATACTCGACAAGCTGGGCACACCTTTTATAACTACAAAAGACACTGGTACAGGTTTAGGTCTTCCTATTTGCTATCAAATAGCCCATCGTCACAAAGCTATAATTAAAATCAGTACCAGCCATGAAGGAACTACCTTTTTTGTTTATTTCACTCCACAAATATCATAA
- a CDS encoding GNAT family N-acyltransferase yields MTTTNPNSMTNITESPESTIKISIAVTPEEKREIYHFRYQTYVEEMSKHLEDIDPVNKLLYDELDKWTILLYATIGSTIIATTRLNIGTLEDFPEKLALTLSLNDFQGSYTKNVDHKFAFITKVMVAPSYRSSPALYLLIVKCYEICCNNEVQFGFGACNVHLLRLYEQMGFHRYSKNFVDPGYGLLVPIVMLADDIQHFRTVNSPLFRIARRKKGTVNTQAVEWFHKQFVRKSPIINSKLITEDELWSIVCKFLHHPPMEAIAILHGLSETEAKKFLHSCGSLVQCDTGDVITNQGDISYSYNILLSGKLKSLTFHHPIKEYTVSGQHFGANGLTEHNKNTEDIAAITPTQILILSGMAFPRFFHSQPDIAHKIVQTMRSLTNKLVNM; encoded by the coding sequence ATGACAACTACCAATCCAAACTCAATGACAAACATCACAGAATCACCAGAAAGCACAATCAAAATTAGTATAGCAGTTACCCCAGAAGAAAAAAGGGAAATTTACCATTTTCGTTACCAAACTTATGTAGAAGAAATGTCTAAGCATCTTGAAGATATAGACCCTGTGAACAAACTACTATATGATGAACTTGACAAATGGACTATTTTGTTATACGCAACTATTGGCTCAACAATAATTGCCACTACACGGCTGAATATTGGAACGCTTGAAGATTTTCCAGAAAAGCTAGCATTAACTCTATCTTTGAATGATTTTCAAGGTTCTTATACGAAAAATGTTGATCACAAATTTGCCTTTATCACAAAAGTAATGGTTGCTCCTTCTTATAGGAGTTCACCTGCACTATATCTTCTTATAGTAAAATGTTATGAGATTTGCTGCAATAATGAGGTCCAATTTGGTTTTGGTGCTTGCAATGTTCACTTATTGCGGCTTTATGAACAAATGGGTTTCCATCGTTATAGCAAAAATTTTGTTGACCCTGGCTACGGCTTATTGGTACCCATTGTCATGCTCGCAGATGATATACAACATTTTCGAACAGTAAATTCTCCTCTTTTTCGCATAGCTCGGCGTAAAAAAGGAACTGTAAACACTCAAGCCGTTGAATGGTTTCATAAACAATTCGTTAGAAAATCTCCAATTATAAATAGTAAACTCATTACAGAGGACGAGCTATGGTCTATTGTATGCAAGTTTCTGCATCATCCGCCAATGGAAGCAATCGCCATACTTCATGGATTATCAGAAACAGAAGCAAAAAAATTCCTTCATTCTTGCGGCAGTCTTGTGCAATGCGATACAGGAGATGTCATTACCAATCAAGGAGATATTAGCTATTCCTATAATATATTGCTTTCTGGAAAGCTAAAATCATTGACTTTTCATCACCCTATTAAAGAATATACCGTATCTGGACAACACTTCGGCGCAAATGGCTTAACAGAACACAATAAAAATACAGAGGATATTGCTGCAATTACTCCTACCCAAATCTTAATATTGTCTGGTATGGCTTTCCCACGCTTTTTCCACTCCCAGCCCGATATTGCTCATAAGATTGTACAAACTATGAGAAGTCTAACCAATAAGTTGGTTAATATGTAA
- a CDS encoding PAS domain-containing sensor histidine kinase gives MDIIHLSLIGSSIGTISIVLVFIYLYLLYRERYMGIWVISWLILFSRYIIFDAGLLQWKQSTLYLTAYQVLIFISVLLFVWGTYSFMNKPFNKWWIYGTVMLSIISAGLNVFFSSLVYKLLLPIYICCLIGIWVGLIYIRNLQLQGIGRYITGYAYILWSLINLTAPFIMNGSNYLPLAYTIGGVIRLFIATGTLMVYLEKTRADLINKETQYRLLAENAIDVIYSYQLQPKKRIEYISPSALMFTGYTSEEFYANNNLIFDLIHPDEHSQFNDFIYNLPYSIELPLTLRLVRKDKTILWIEQKCVPIYDKSGQLSALQGIIRDITLRKKLEQMSSLFDRMNMVGSMAATVAHEIRNPMTTVRGYLQVMDRKHEYQKDKEKIKLMIEEIDRANAIIREYLSLSREKLVIFKQCSLNTIIEALFPLIQADATASKVSVNLNISAVPELLLDENEIRQLLLNLVRNSIEAMPAGGNLDIHTFLEDHKVVLSISDQGTGIPAHILDKLGTPFITTKDTGTGLGLPICYQIAHRHNATIKINTSHEGTTFFVYFNLGN, from the coding sequence ATGGATATTATTCACTTATCGTTAATTGGTTCATCAATTGGAACAATTTCGATCGTTCTAGTCTTCATATACCTATATTTATTATATCGTGAACGATACATGGGCATATGGGTAATTAGTTGGCTCATCCTTTTTTCACGATATATTATTTTTGATGCAGGACTTCTGCAATGGAAGCAATCCACCTTATATTTAACTGCATATCAAGTGCTAATTTTTATCAGCGTTCTGCTGTTTGTATGGGGTACTTATAGCTTTATGAATAAGCCATTTAACAAATGGTGGATATATGGTACAGTTATGCTCTCCATCATAAGCGCCGGGTTAAACGTCTTTTTTTCCTCCTTGGTTTATAAATTACTACTACCTATCTACATCTGCTGCCTAATAGGTATATGGGTCGGTTTAATTTATATACGCAATTTACAACTGCAGGGAATTGGTCGTTATATTACCGGCTATGCCTACATACTATGGAGTCTTATCAATTTAACTGCACCTTTTATAATGAACGGCTCAAATTATCTTCCTTTAGCTTACACAATTGGTGGAGTAATACGCCTCTTCATAGCAACTGGTACTTTAATGGTATATTTAGAAAAAACTAGAGCAGATTTAATTAATAAGGAAACTCAATATCGTTTGTTAGCAGAGAATGCTATTGATGTAATTTATTCTTATCAACTACAGCCTAAAAAAAGAATTGAGTATATAAGTCCGTCTGCGTTAATGTTCACTGGCTATACCTCCGAAGAATTTTACGCCAACAACAATTTAATTTTCGATTTGATACATCCTGATGAACATTCACAGTTTAACGATTTCATCTATAATCTACCATACTCTATTGAATTACCATTAACTTTACGCCTGGTTCGAAAGGATAAAACAATTCTATGGATTGAGCAAAAATGTGTTCCTATTTATGATAAATCCGGTCAGCTCTCAGCCTTACAAGGAATCATTCGTGATATAACTTTGCGAAAAAAATTGGAACAAATGTCCTCCTTATTTGACAGGATGAATATGGTAGGCAGCATGGCTGCCACTGTCGCTCATGAAATTAGAAATCCTATGACTACGGTACGAGGTTATTTACAAGTGATGGATAGAAAGCATGAATACCAAAAAGATAAAGAAAAAATCAAACTAATGATCGAGGAAATAGATCGAGCTAATGCTATTATTCGTGAGTACCTTTCTTTGTCCAGGGAAAAGCTAGTCATTTTTAAACAATGTTCTTTAAATACTATTATTGAAGCTTTATTTCCCTTAATCCAGGCAGATGCCACTGCTTCCAAAGTATCTGTAAATCTTAACATTAGTGCAGTTCCCGAATTGCTATTGGATGAAAATGAAATTCGTCAATTGCTGCTAAATTTGGTACGCAATAGTATTGAAGCAATGCCAGCCGGCGGCAACTTGGATATTCACACCTTCTTGGAAGATCACAAGGTTGTTTTATCTATTAGTGATCAGGGCACGGGAATACCCGCCCACATACTTGATAAATTAGGAACACCATTTATTACTACGAAAGATACAGGCACAGGCTTAGGACTTCCCATCTGTTACCAAATAGCCCACAGGCACAATGCCACTATTAAAATCAATACCAGTCATGAAGGAACAACTTTTTTTGTATATTTTAATCTCGGAAATTAA
- the htpG gene encoding molecular chaperone HtpG: MSQEPINKQTREFQAETKQLLDLMIHSIYTNKEIFLRELISNASDAIDKIRFESLTNHDLLEGQSDFEIFIVPDESTHTLTISDNGIGMTYDEVVENIGTIAKSGTKSFLEKLKEKETATDNELIGQFGVGFYSAFMVSDKVTLITRAPGQAKGVKWQSSGDGTYTIEEVEKETRGTTIIITLNDEFTTADGSKENFLDRYTIENLIKKYSDYIRYPIKMSFIKEEKPKDEEGKVIEDAPATQTVEVRTLNSMTPLWTRNKNDISAEEYHTFYKNLFHDWEDPLKLIHSKAEGTVEYTSLLFIPSRAPFDLYTQKSSSGIRLYSKQIFIMDNCQDLLPEYLRFVKGLVDSPDFSLNISRELLQHSKQLKLIGKNLEKSVLKTLENLLTNERPTYEKFWKEFGKALKVGAYTDFQSRDKLKDLLLFSSSHATEELTTLHDYIERMSENQKVIYYATGKDRASVERLPQMELLKEKGIEVLYLYDQVDEFTIDALQEYKEKKFQSISRGELNLDDIDSPEAKKDTEAILKENESLIKAIKEHLKGKIADVKISNRLKSSAVCLVSDDNGISLSMEQILSEMNNTMYKASRILELNPNHDVFTVLKDLHEATPDSEAFKDYCDLLYVQAMLIEGLLPEDPISFANKVSNLMARKDK, encoded by the coding sequence ATGAGCCAAGAACCAATTAATAAGCAAACCAGAGAATTCCAAGCGGAAACTAAGCAATTATTAGACTTAATGATTCATTCCATTTATACAAATAAGGAGATTTTTTTACGAGAGCTGATCTCCAACGCTTCCGATGCCATTGATAAAATTCGTTTTGAATCCTTAACCAATCATGATCTATTAGAAGGACAATCCGACTTTGAAATTTTCATTGTCCCTGATGAATCGACACATACTCTAACAATCTCAGATAATGGTATTGGTATGACCTATGACGAAGTAGTCGAAAATATTGGAACCATCGCTAAATCAGGCACTAAGTCCTTTCTTGAAAAATTAAAAGAGAAAGAAACAGCAACCGATAATGAACTAATCGGTCAATTTGGCGTTGGCTTTTATTCTGCTTTTATGGTTTCTGACAAAGTCACCTTGATCACTCGTGCTCCTGGACAAGCCAAAGGGGTTAAGTGGCAATCCAGCGGTGATGGTACATACACCATTGAAGAAGTGGAAAAAGAAACACGAGGTACTACCATTATTATCACTCTCAATGATGAATTTACTACCGCTGACGGCTCCAAAGAAAATTTCTTAGACCGCTACACCATTGAAAATTTGATCAAAAAATATTCAGACTATATCCGCTATCCTATTAAAATGAGCTTCATCAAGGAAGAAAAGCCCAAAGATGAAGAAGGCAAGGTAATTGAAGACGCTCCAGCAACACAGACCGTAGAGGTTCGGACCTTGAATTCCATGACGCCTCTATGGACTCGCAATAAGAATGACATTTCGGCAGAAGAGTACCATACCTTCTACAAAAATCTCTTCCACGACTGGGAAGATCCTCTAAAACTGATTCATTCCAAAGCAGAAGGCACTGTAGAATACACAAGTCTATTGTTTATTCCTTCTCGTGCTCCTTTTGATTTGTACACGCAAAAATCATCCTCTGGAATCCGCCTCTATTCAAAACAGATTTTCATCATGGACAACTGCCAAGATCTCCTCCCTGAATATCTGCGATTTGTGAAAGGCTTAGTGGATTCTCCCGATTTTTCCCTCAATATATCTCGCGAGCTGCTGCAGCATAGCAAACAGTTAAAATTAATTGGAAAGAATCTTGAAAAAAGCGTGCTGAAAACCTTAGAAAATCTCCTCACTAATGAGCGACCTACCTATGAAAAATTCTGGAAAGAATTTGGCAAAGCTCTTAAAGTAGGAGCCTATACAGATTTCCAAAGTCGCGATAAATTAAAAGATTTATTACTATTCTCTTCCTCCCACGCAACGGAAGAATTGACAACCTTACATGATTACATCGAACGCATGTCAGAAAATCAAAAAGTCATCTACTATGCTACAGGTAAAGACCGTGCTTCCGTAGAGCGTTTACCACAAATGGAACTGCTGAAAGAAAAAGGTATTGAAGTTCTCTATCTGTATGATCAGGTTGATGAGTTTACGATTGATGCATTACAGGAATATAAAGAGAAGAAATTCCAATCCATCAGCCGCGGCGAACTAAACCTGGACGATATCGATTCCCCCGAAGCTAAAAAAGATACAGAAGCGATTTTGAAAGAAAATGAATCCTTAATCAAAGCAATCAAAGAGCATTTGAAAGGGAAAATAGCTGATGTTAAGATTAGTAATCGATTAAAATCCAGTGCGGTTTGTCTTGTTAGTGATGATAACGGCATCAGTCTTTCCATGGAGCAAATTTTATCAGAAATGAATAATACCATGTATAAGGCTAGCCGAATCCTGGAATTAAATCCAAATCATGATGTCTTCACTGTCTTAAAAGATTTACACGAAGCAACCCCTGATTCTGAAGCCTTCAAGGATTATTGCGACCTATTATACGTACAAGCAATGCTTATTGAAGGTCTGCTCCCAGAAGATCCAATCAGCTTTGCTAATAAAGTATCTAACTTAATGGCACGTAAGGATAAATAG
- a CDS encoding DUF6471 domain-containing protein, with protein sequence MGVKEDIKAIIVQSGWTMSNLVQALNEKFDRNDTVQNLSNKLSRGTLKYKEALEIAEVLGLKIEWRKNPD encoded by the coding sequence GTGGGAGTAAAAGAAGATATTAAAGCAATTATCGTACAGTCGGGCTGGACTATGAGCAATCTCGTTCAAGCTCTAAATGAAAAATTTGATCGCAATGACACTGTTCAAAACTTGAGCAACAAACTTTCGCGAGGCACATTAAAATATAAAGAAGCCTTGGAAATTGCCGAAGTTTTAGGACTTAAAATTGAATGGAGAAAAAATCCAGACTAA
- a CDS encoding PepSY domain-containing protein, with protein sequence MKYFQVVRNLHLWLGLALTLFLLTEAVTGLILSEPTLIGAGKTAHVQHSHISTEERKIPANMNQNFTAEDSRKAEEHAKQISGDVSSLVFIKQLHQGIINSQNFRWIVNVLAIGIIILTLTGLYLSIPLVKAQFKNKT encoded by the coding sequence ATGAAATATTTTCAAGTTGTACGTAATTTGCATTTATGGCTGGGGCTAGCTCTGACTCTTTTTTTGTTAACAGAGGCGGTAACTGGTTTGATTCTTTCCGAACCGACTCTTATTGGAGCGGGAAAGACAGCTCATGTACAGCATTCTCACATTTCGACTGAAGAAAGAAAAATCCCCGCCAATATGAATCAAAACTTCACAGCGGAAGATTCAAGAAAAGCAGAAGAACATGCCAAACAAATATCCGGTGATGTAAGCTCTCTAGTCTTTATAAAGCAACTACACCAGGGAATTATCAATAGCCAAAACTTTCGCTGGATCGTCAATGTTTTAGCAATTGGGATTATAATCCTCACGCTCACCGGTCTCTATCTTTCTATACCATTAGTAAAAGCACAATTTAAAAATAAAACTTAA
- a CDS encoding DMSO/selenate family reductase complex B subunit, translated as MGKQLAFYFEQKHCVGCKTCQIACKDKNDLAVGQLFRKVNEFEGGTYERKGAAVIPNIYAFWLSISCNHCVNPVCVEHCPTAALQKRSEDGIVYIEQDRCIGCQQCVNYCPYDAPQYNPATQKVGKCDFCRDLLSEGKAPACVSSCPLRVLDYGTLDVLRQKYGALNQTNGMPSADITQPALVITPHRDAISK; from the coding sequence ATGGGGAAACAGCTGGCATTTTATTTTGAACAGAAACATTGTGTAGGCTGCAAAACTTGTCAGATTGCCTGCAAAGATAAGAATGATTTGGCAGTGGGACAATTATTTCGAAAAGTGAATGAATTCGAAGGTGGCACTTATGAAAGAAAAGGTGCTGCTGTTATTCCTAATATATATGCTTTTTGGTTATCGATTAGCTGCAACCATTGTGTGAATCCAGTATGTGTGGAGCATTGCCCAACGGCAGCGCTGCAGAAACGGTCAGAAGATGGGATCGTCTATATTGAGCAAGATAGATGCATTGGCTGCCAACAGTGTGTTAACTATTGTCCTTATGATGCGCCGCAGTATAATCCAGCTACCCAAAAAGTAGGTAAATGTGACTTTTGCCGTGATTTGCTAAGTGAAGGTAAAGCACCAGCGTGCGTGTCTTCCTGCCCGTTGCGGGTATTGGACTATGGAACACTCGATGTGCTGCGGCAAAAATATGGAGCACTTAACCAGACCAATGGCATGCCGAGTGCAGATATTACTCAGCCGGCACTGGTGATTACCCCTCACCGTGATGCGATTTCTAAGTAA